The Vulpes vulpes isolate BD-2025 chromosome 8, VulVul3, whole genome shotgun sequence genome has a window encoding:
- the KRT6A gene encoding keratin, type II cytoskeletal 6A: MSSRSTMRSQSIGHRGFSASSARVPGVCRSGFSSVSVSRSRGSGGLGGACGGAGFGSRSLYGLGGSKRISIGGGSCAISGGYGGRVGGGFAYGGGAASGFGFGGAAGGGFGLGGGAGFAGGYGGSGFPVCPPGGIQEVTVNQNLLTPLNLQIDPTIQRVRTEEREQIKTLNNKFASFIDKVRFLEQQNKVLDTKWTLLQEQGTKTVRQNLEPLFEQYINNLRRQLDSILGERGRLDSELRSMQDTVEDFKNKYEDEINKRTAAENEFVTLKKDVDAAYMNKVELQAKVDALTDEINFTRALYDAELSQMQTHVSDTSVVLSMDNNRNLDLDSIIAEVKAQYEEIAQRSRAEAESWYQSKYEELQVSAGRHGDDLRNTKQEIAEINRMIQRLRSEIDHVKKQCANLQSAIADAEQRGEMALKDAKNKLAELEDALQKAKQDMARLLKEYQELMNVKLALDVEIATYRKLLEGEECRLSGEGVGQVNISVVQSTVSGGYGGAGGFGGASGMGSGSGLGGGSGYSYGSGHGLGGGFSSSSGRGVGGGFSSSGGSSSTIKYTTTSSSSRKSYKH; this comes from the exons ATGTCTAGCAGATCCACCATGAGGAGCCAAAGCATCGGCCACCGGGGCTTCAGCGCCAGCTCGGCCAGAGTCCCCGGGGTCTGCCGCTCGGGCTTCAGCAGCGTCTCCGTGTCCCGCTCCAGGGGCAGTGGTGGCCTTGGTGGAGCGTGTGGCGGAGCTGGCTTTGGCAGCAGGAGCCTCTATGGCCTGGGGGGCTCCAAGAGGATCTCCATCGGAGGCGGCAGCTGTGCCATCAGCGGCGGATATGGTGGCAGAGTTGGAGGTGGCTTTGCCTATGGAGGTGGAGCCGCCAGCGGATTTGGCTTTGGGGGTGCAGCTGGTGGTGGCTTCGGGCTCGGTGGTGGAGCTGGCTTTGCCGGTGGCTACGGGGGCTCTGGCTTCCCCGTGTGCCCCCCCGGAGGCATCCAGGAGGTCACCGTCAACCAGAATCTCCTCACTCCCCTGAACCTGCAAATCGACCCCACCATCCAGAGGGTGAGGACGGAGGAGCGCGAGCAGATCAAGACCCTCAACAACAAGTTCGCTTCCTTCATTGACAAG GTGCGCTTCCTGGAGCAACAGAACAAGGTCCTGGACACCAAGTGGACTCTGCTCCAGGAGCAGGGCACCAAGACCGTGAGGCAGAACCTGGAGCCCCTGTTTGAGCAGTACATCAACAACCTCAGGAGACAGCTGGACAGCATCCTGGGGGAGAGGGGCCGCCTGGACTCGGAGCTGAGGAGCATGCAGGACACAGTGGAGGACTTCAAGAACAA ATACGAAGATGAGATCAACAAGCGCACGGCAGCAGAGAACGAATTTGTCACCCTGAAGAAG GACGTGGACGCTGCCTACATGAATAAGGTTGAACTGCAAGCCAAGGTAGATGCTCTCACAGATGAGATCAACTTCACCAGAGCCTTGTATGACGCA GAACTGTCTCAGATGCAGACCCACGTGTCCGACACTTCCGTGGTCCTGTCCATGGACAACAACCGTAACCTGGACCTGGACAGCATCATCGCTGAAGTCAAAGCCCAATATGAGGAGATCGCCcagaggagccgggctgaggctgagTCCTGGTACCAGAGCAAG TACGAGGAACTGCAGGTCTCAGCGGGCAGACACGGGGACGACCTGCGCAACACCAAGCAGGAGATTGCCGAGATCAACCGCATGATCCAGAGGCTGAGATCTGAGATCGACCATGTCAAGAAGCAG TGCGCCAACCTGCAGTCCGCCATCGCTGATGCTGAGCAGCGTGGAGAGATGGCCCTCAAGGACGCCAAGAACAAGCTGGCTGAGCTGGAGGACGCCCTGCAGAAGGCCAAGCAGGACATGGCCCGGCTGCTGAAGGAGTACCAGGAGCTCATGAACGTCAAGCTGGCCCTGGACGTGGAGATCGCCACGTACAGGAAGCTGCTGGAGGGCGAGGAGTGCAG GCTGAGTGGAGAAGGCGTTGGACAAGTCAACATCT CTGTGGTGCAGTCCACCGTCTCCGGCGGCTATGGCGGCGCTGGTGGCTTTGGCGGTGCCAGCGGTATGGGCAGTGGCTCAGGCCTGGGTGGAGGCAGCGGCTACTCCTATGGCAGCGGCCACGGCCTTGGAGGTGGCTTCAGTTCCAGCAGTGGCCGAGGCGTGGGGGGTGGCTTCAGCTCCTCCGGAGGCAGCAGTTCCACCATCAAATACACCACCACCTCATCCTCCAGCAGGAAGAGCTACAAGCACTAA
- the LOC112920999 gene encoding keratin, type II cytoskeletal 6B-like, translated as MSSRSTMRSQSIGHQGFSASSARVPGVCRSGFSSVSVSRSRGSGGLGGACGGAGFGSRSLYGLGGSKRISIGGGSCAISGGYGGRVGGGFAYGGGAASGFGFGGAAGGGFGLGGGAGFAGGYGGSGFPVCPPGGIQEVTVNQNLLTPLNLQIDPTIQRVRTEEREQIKTLNNKFASFIDKVRFLEQQNKVLDTKWTLLQEQGTKTVRQNLEPLFEQYINNLRRQLDSILGERGRLDSELRSMQDTVEDFKNKYEDEINKRTAAENEFVTLKKDVDAAYMNKVELQAKVDALTDEINFTRALYDAELSQMQTHVSDTSVVLSMDNNRNLDLDSIIAEVKAQYEEIAQRSRAEAESWYQSKYEELQVSAGRHGDDLRNTKQEIAEINRMIQRLRSEIDHVKKQCANLQSAIADAEQRGEMALKDAKNKLAGLEDALQKAKQDMARLLKEYQELMNTKLALDVEIATYRKLLEGEECRLSGEGVGQVNISVVQSTVSGGYGGAGGFGGASGMGSGSGLGGGSGYSYGSGHGLGGGFSSSSGRGVGGGFSSSGGSSSTIRYTTTSSSSRKSYKH; from the exons ATGTCTAGCAGATCCACCATGAGGAGCCAAAGCATCGGCCACCAGGGCTTCAGCGCCAGCTCGGCCAGGGTCCCCGGGGTCTGCCGCTCGGGCTTCAGCAGCGTCTCCGTGTCCCGCTCCAGGGGCAGTGGTGGCCTTGGCGGAGCGTGTGGCGGAGCTGGCTTTGGCAGCAGGAGCCTCTATGGCCTGGGCGGCTCCAAGAGGATCTCCATCGGAGGCGGCAGCTGTGCCATCAGCGGCGGATATGGTGGCAGAGTTGGAGGTGGCTTTGCCTATGGAGGTGGAGCTGCCAGCGGATTTGGCTTTGGGGGTGCAGCTGGTGGTGGCTTCGGGCTCGGTGGTGGAGCTGGCTTTGCCGGTGGCTACGGGGGCTCTGGCTTCCCCGTGTGCCCCCCCGGAGGCATCCAGGAGGTCACCGTCAACCAGAATCTCCTCACTCCTCTGAACCTGCAAATCGACCCCACCATCCAGAGGGTGAGGACGGAGGAGCGCGAGCAGATCAAGACCCTCAACAACAAGTTCGCCTCCTTCATCGACAAG GTGCGCTTCCTGGAGCAACAGAACAAGGTCCTGGACACCAAGTGGACTCTGCTCCAGGAGCAGGGCACCAAGACCGTGAGGCAGAACCTGGAGCCCCTGTTTGAGCAGTACATCAACAACCTCAGGAGACAGCTGGACAGCATCCTGGGGGAGAGGGGCCGCCTGGACTCGGAGCTGAGGAGCATGCAGGACACAGTGGAGGACTTCAAGAACAA ATACGAAGATGAGATCAACAAGCGCACGGCAGCAGAGAACGAATTTGTCACCCTGAAGAAG GACGTGGACGCTGCCTACATGAATAAGGTTGAACTGCAAGCCAAGGTAGATGCTCTCACAGATGAGATCAACTTCACCAGAGCCTTGTATGACGCA GAACTGTCTCAGATGCAGACCCACGTCTCCGACACTTCCGTGGTCCTGTCCATGGACAACAACCGCAACCTGGACCTGGACAGCATCATCGCTGAAGTCAAAGCCCAATATGAGGAGATCGCCcagaggagccgggctgaggctgagTCCTGGTACCAGAGCAAG TACGAGGAACTGCAGGTCTCAGCGGGCAGACACGGGGACGACCTGCGCAACACCAAGCAGGAGATTGCCGAGATCAACCGCATGATCCAGAGGCTGAGATCTGAGATCGACCATGTCAAGAAGCAG TGCGCCAACCTGCAGTCCGCCATCGCTGATGCTGAGCAGCGTGGAGAGATGGCCCTCAAGGACGCCAAGAACAAGCTGGCTGGGCTGGAGGACGCCCTGCAGAAGGCCAAGCAGGACATGGCCCGGCTGCTGAAGGAGTACCAGGAGCTCATGAACACCAAGCTGGCCCTGGACGTGGAGATCGCCACGTACAGGAAGCTGCTGGAGGGCGAGGAGTGCAG GCTGAGTGGAGAAGGCGTTGGACAAGTCAACATCT CTGTGGTGCAGTCCACCGTCTCCGGCGGCTATGGCGGCGCTGGTGGCTTTGGCGGTGCCAGCGGTATGGGCAGTGGCTCAGGCCTGGGTGGAGGCAGCGGCTACTCCTATGGCAGCGGCCACGGCCTTGGAGGTGGCTTCAGTTCCAGCAGTGGCCGAGGCGTGGGGGGTGGCTTCAGCTCCTCTGGAGGCAGCAGTTCCACCATCAGATACACCACCACCTCATCCTCCAGCAGGAAGAGCTACAAGCACTAA